One Mesoplodon densirostris isolate mMesDen1 chromosome X, mMesDen1 primary haplotype, whole genome shotgun sequence genomic region harbors:
- the LOC132482550 gene encoding melanoma-associated antigen 10-like: protein MSELRQPEADFQTPVPAQGLVEAQLLGAEGEEAVSPSSSSSYSDLPQDEEGPSTWHDQEDVLQHALCQKVDELVAFLLFKHQTKESTTKAEMLTILKDYQDHFPMVFRRASEDMRLILGLDVKEVDPSNHSYVLVPTLGLTYDGMLSDRPSMPKTGLLVLLLGLILLEADSVAPEEVVWGALSKIDVCAGREHYIYGEPRELLTKVWVQEGYVEYRQVPHSDPARYEFLWGPRAYAETSKCQVLEHLHRVSEWDPRSFPSLSAEGVSDEEQGA from the exons ATGAGTGAGCTCCGCCAGCCGGAGGCAGACTTTCAGACCCCAGTCCCGGCCCAGGGCCTGGTGGAGGCACAGCTGttgggggctgagggggaggaggCCGTATCCCCCTCGTCCTCCTCTTCTTACTCTGACCT CCCCCAAGATGAGGAAGGGCCGAGCACCTGGCATGACCAGGAAGATGTGCTCCAACATGCTCTATGTCAGAAGGTGGATGAACTGGTGGCGTTCCTGCTGTTCAAGCATCAGACCAAGGAGTCGACCACAAAGGCAGAAATGCTGACCATCCTCAAAGATTACCAGGACCACTTCCCCATGGTCTTCAGGCGAGCCTCCGAGGACATGCGGCTGATCCTTGGCCTCGACGTGAAGGAAGTGGACCCCAGCAATCACTCCTATGTCCTcgtccccaccctgggcctcaccTACGATGGGATGCTGAGTGACAGGCCGAGCATGCCCAAGACCGGCCTCCTGGTGCTGCTCCTGGGCCTGATCCTCCTGGAGGCCGACTCTGTTGCCCCTGAGGAGGTGGTCTGGGGAGCACTTAGCAAGATAGATGTGTGTGCCGGGAGGGAGCACTACATCTATGGGGAGCCCAGGGAGCTCCTCACCAAAGTGTGGGTGCAGGAGGGCTACGTGGAGTACCGGCAGGTGCCCCACAGCGACCCCGCCCGCTACGAGTTCCTCTGGGGTCCCCGGGCCTACGCGGAGACCAGCAAGTGTCAGGTCCTGGAGCATCTGCACAGGGTCAGTGAATGGGATCCCAGGTCCTTCCCATCCCTGTCTGCAGAGGGTGTGAGCGACGAGGAACAGGGAGCCTGA